GCACTGAGAGAGCTGTTCAACCGCAGCCGCATCCTGCTTTGTTTCAACGGCCCGATTTCGCGCAGCCTGATCGAGGAAATCGGCAATGCGCTGAAAAATTACCTGCAGGCCGATAACGCGCTGCCGGCGGCGGCGATGGACGTTTTTGGCGTGTATATCGAAATGACCCAGAATATTCGGCACTACGCGCTGGCCATGGGCTACGATGATCTCGACAGTTCGGCGACGGTGGTCGTAGCACGCGACGGCGACGGGCGTTATCTGGTGCAGGCCGGCAACCTGGTCGAACCGGCTGATGGCGCGGCACTGATGCAGCGTGTCAATGAACTGGCGGCGCTGGACAAGACCGAGCTCAAGGCTGCCTACAAGGCTCAGTTGCGCCAGCCGCGCGACGAAAATGCGCGCAGTGGTGCCGGCCTCGGCCTGATCGACGTGGCGCGCAAGTCGGCGCAGCCGCTCTGTGCCAGCCTGTCACCGGTCAATGAAGGTCGCGCTTTCTTCAGCCTGCGCGCCGTTATCTGAATTTTGTTGGAGTACCGAGACAAATGAATGCTTTGAATATTCCGGCCGGCTCTTCCACCCCGGGCGTCACCGCCGATTGGGAGGCTGGTTTGCTGGTCATGCGTGGCGACTCCTATCCGGAAAATTCCTTCGAGTTCTTCGGTCCGGTGATCGACTGGATCGAGCGCTACCTCAAGGAAAGCGCCGCGCCCTTGCGTCTCGAACTGCATTTGGTCTACATGAACACGTCCTCGGTCAAGGCGATGATGGACATTTTCGATCTCCTCGAGGAGTCGCATGCGAAGGGGCGCCAGGTCAGCGTGGACTGGATCTACGATCCGCGCAACGAGAGGGTGCTCGGACTTGCCGACGAGTTCCGCGAGGATTGCAGTTTCCCGTTCTCGATTGCCGTCGATGGCTGACCGCAGCTTGCTGCATCCGGCCGAACGCGACCTGCTTGAGCAGGTCGAGCGTCTCCTGGCCGATCCGGCAGAGCAGGACAATTCGCTGCGTGCCGCGCTCGCCGCCTTGTT
The DNA window shown above is from Quatrionicoccus australiensis and carries:
- the siaB gene encoding biofilm regulation protein kinase SiaB, producing MDSMDFFALRELFNRSRILLCFNGPISRSLIEEIGNALKNYLQADNALPAAAMDVFGVYIEMTQNIRHYALAMGYDDLDSSATVVVARDGDGRYLVQAGNLVEPADGAALMQRVNELAALDKTELKAAYKAQLRQPRDENARSGAGLGLIDVARKSAQPLCASLSPVNEGRAFFSLRAVI
- the siaC gene encoding biofilm regulation phosphoprotein SiaC, with the translated sequence MNALNIPAGSSTPGVTADWEAGLLVMRGDSYPENSFEFFGPVIDWIERYLKESAAPLRLELHLVYMNTSSVKAMMDIFDLLEESHAKGRQVSVDWIYDPRNERVLGLADEFREDCSFPFSIAVDG